A part of Homoserinibacter sp. YIM 151385 genomic DNA contains:
- a CDS encoding KpsF/GutQ family sugar-phosphate isomerase codes for MSVNGDVLDVARQRLAAEADAITALIAGLDEDFVRAAALILDTPGKVFIGGSGTSGAVARRMAHVFSVTGTPAVFLSPMDALHGASGAIGPADAVILISNGGASSEVIESARIAASHGARIIAITRGHETPLAREADHSLLVAVHGDADIGGTIATGITLAQSALGDALAEVLMRARGYTWAQFMHTHPAGAVGMREQLPEDLPRLELPGLDELPARAKTVRA; via the coding sequence GTGAGTGTCAACGGAGACGTCCTCGACGTGGCGCGCCAGCGTCTCGCCGCGGAGGCCGACGCCATCACCGCCCTCATCGCCGGGCTCGACGAGGACTTCGTCCGCGCCGCCGCCCTCATCCTCGACACCCCCGGCAAGGTGTTCATCGGCGGCTCCGGCACCTCGGGCGCCGTCGCGCGCCGGATGGCGCACGTCTTCTCCGTCACCGGCACCCCCGCCGTCTTCCTCTCCCCGATGGACGCCCTCCACGGCGCCTCGGGCGCGATCGGCCCGGCCGACGCCGTCATCCTCATCTCGAACGGCGGCGCCTCGAGCGAGGTCATCGAGTCGGCCCGCATCGCCGCCTCGCACGGCGCCCGCATCATCGCGATCACCCGCGGCCACGAGACGCCGCTCGCGCGCGAGGCCGACCACAGCCTCCTCGTCGCCGTGCACGGCGACGCCGACATCGGCGGCACCATCGCGACCGGCATCACGCTCGCGCAGTCGGCGCTCGGCGACGCGCTCGCCGAGGTCCTCATGCGCGCCCGCGGCTACACCTGGGCGCAGTTCATGCACACCCACCCGGCGGGCGCCGTCGGGATGCGGGAGCAGCTCCCCGAGGACCTGCCCCGTCTCGAGCTGCCCGGCCTCGACGAGCTGCCCGCCCGCGCGAAGACGGTGCGCGCATGA
- the xylB gene encoding xylulokinase: MTEVVMGVDSSTQSSTVELRELATGALVATGRAPHPVTHPPVSEQDPEAWWQALVAASRQALEAAGRPVRVRGISVGAQCHGLVATDAAGAVIRPAKLWNDTTSGPQAAAALERHPAAWWAQELGVVPSAALTITKLAWLAEHEPASLARIRRLSVPHDWITTRLTARHVTDRSDASGTGYFQATTHRWRPELIAEVAGEGDWASMLPEVLGPDEAAGTITAEAAAELGVDADALVGAGGGDQHLAAQGIGLLEGEMAYSLGTSGVVFATSAAPVHDLSGEIDGVANTTGGYLPLVCTLNAAKVTDAAARLLGVDHAELSRLALAAPTAPDRPVMAAYLDGERSPRMPWARGILAGISTGITREQLALAAYEGVVLGLERGARRMAEFGVPASGRAILIGGGAKSEAYRRIVADLSGREAHTVDAAEATARGAAVQAAAVVRGETVAALTAEWAPATTSITTPEHDRGGELLERYDRLARVQAEGRTF, translated from the coding sequence ATGACCGAGGTCGTGATGGGCGTCGACAGCTCGACGCAGTCCTCGACGGTCGAGCTCCGCGAGCTCGCGACGGGCGCGCTCGTCGCGACCGGCCGCGCGCCGCACCCCGTGACCCACCCGCCCGTGAGCGAGCAGGACCCCGAGGCGTGGTGGCAGGCGCTCGTCGCCGCGAGCCGCCAGGCGCTCGAGGCGGCCGGCCGCCCCGTGCGGGTGCGCGGCATCAGCGTCGGCGCCCAGTGCCACGGCCTCGTCGCGACGGATGCCGCCGGCGCCGTCATCCGCCCCGCGAAGCTCTGGAACGACACCACCTCCGGCCCGCAGGCGGCCGCCGCCCTCGAGCGCCACCCCGCCGCCTGGTGGGCGCAGGAGCTCGGCGTCGTCCCCTCCGCGGCCCTCACGATCACGAAGCTCGCCTGGCTGGCCGAGCACGAGCCGGCGTCGCTGGCCCGCATCCGCCGCCTCTCGGTGCCCCACGACTGGATCACGACCCGGCTCACGGCACGCCACGTCACCGACCGTTCCGACGCCTCCGGCACCGGCTACTTCCAGGCGACGACGCATCGCTGGCGCCCCGAGCTGATCGCCGAGGTCGCGGGCGAGGGCGACTGGGCGAGCATGCTGCCCGAGGTCCTCGGCCCCGACGAGGCCGCCGGCACGATCACGGCGGAGGCCGCGGCCGAGCTCGGCGTCGACGCCGACGCGCTCGTCGGCGCGGGCGGCGGCGACCAGCACCTCGCGGCGCAGGGCATCGGACTCCTCGAGGGCGAGATGGCGTACAGCCTCGGCACCTCGGGCGTCGTCTTCGCGACGAGCGCGGCGCCGGTCCACGACCTCTCGGGCGAGATCGACGGCGTCGCGAACACGACCGGCGGCTACCTCCCGCTCGTCTGCACGCTCAACGCCGCGAAGGTCACGGACGCCGCGGCCCGCCTCCTCGGCGTCGACCACGCGGAGCTGAGCCGCCTCGCGCTCGCGGCGCCGACCGCCCCCGACCGTCCCGTCATGGCCGCCTACCTCGACGGCGAGCGCTCCCCGCGCATGCCGTGGGCGCGCGGCATCCTCGCCGGCATCTCGACCGGGATCACCCGCGAGCAGCTCGCGCTCGCCGCCTACGAGGGCGTCGTCCTCGGGCTCGAGCGCGGCGCCCGCCGCATGGCCGAGTTCGGGGTCCCCGCCTCGGGCCGCGCGATCCTCATCGGGGGCGGCGCGAAGTCGGAGGCCTACCGCCGCATCGTCGCCGACCTCTCCGGTCGCGAGGCGCACACGGTGGATGCCGCGGAGGCGACCGCGCGCGGCGCCGCCGTGCAGGCCGCCGCCGTCGTCCGCGGCGAGACCGTCGCGGCCCTCACCGCCGAGTGGGCGCCCGCGACGACCTCCATCACGACCCCCGAGCACGATCGCGGCGGCGAGCTGCTCGAGCGCTACGACCGGCTCGCCCGGGTGCAGGCCGAGGGGAGGACCTTCTGA
- a CDS encoding sugar-binding transcriptional regulator, with protein MSATPPPGETPDDRTLMVQVARLHYEHDVPRVEIAERLGISRFKVARLIARAREEGVVRITIDDHGVPDQILAERLREVLGIGECTVVRATGDEERVRQQVGAAAAHLLSTTLREDEVLGMTWGRTLTATTTQLASLPRVTVVQLTGFVAGDLATSPIELVRQISQRSGGAVYPIFSPLFVRDVETAESLKSHPDIRSAIRLFPEVTTAVLSVGSWNPASTQVREVLPAADVERAEALGCVADIAGILVREDGSLVDPEFQRRCVSISSAQLVDVPRVIAVAGGAEKATAIRAVARAGLITSLVTDDRLAEAVLAAAGG; from the coding sequence ATGAGCGCAACGCCGCCTCCGGGAGAGACCCCCGACGACCGGACCCTGATGGTGCAGGTCGCGAGGCTCCACTACGAGCACGACGTCCCCCGCGTCGAGATCGCCGAGCGTCTCGGCATCTCGCGCTTCAAGGTCGCGCGGCTCATCGCCCGCGCCCGGGAGGAGGGCGTCGTCCGGATCACGATCGACGACCACGGCGTCCCCGACCAGATCCTCGCCGAGCGCCTCCGCGAGGTCCTCGGCATCGGCGAGTGCACCGTGGTGCGCGCCACCGGCGACGAGGAGCGCGTGCGCCAGCAGGTCGGCGCCGCCGCGGCCCACCTGCTCAGCACCACGCTCCGCGAGGACGAGGTGCTCGGGATGACCTGGGGCCGCACCCTCACCGCGACGACCACGCAGCTCGCCTCGCTGCCGCGCGTCACCGTCGTCCAGCTCACCGGCTTCGTCGCGGGCGACCTCGCGACCTCGCCCATCGAGCTCGTGCGGCAGATCTCGCAGCGCTCCGGCGGCGCCGTCTACCCGATCTTCTCGCCGCTGTTCGTGCGCGACGTCGAGACCGCCGAGAGCCTCAAGAGCCACCCCGACATCCGCAGCGCCATCCGCCTGTTCCCGGAGGTGACGACCGCGGTGCTCTCGGTCGGCAGCTGGAATCCCGCGAGCACGCAGGTGCGCGAGGTGCTCCCCGCCGCGGATGTCGAGCGCGCCGAGGCGCTCGGCTGCGTCGCCGACATCGCCGGCATCCTCGTCCGCGAGGACGGCTCGCTCGTCGACCCCGAGTTCCAGCGCCGCTGCGTCTCCATCAGCTCCGCGCAGCTCGTCGACGTCCCCCGCGTCATCGCGGTCGCGGGCGGCGCCGAGAAGGCGACCGCGATCCGCGCGGTCGCCCGTGCCGGCCTCATCACGAGCCTCGTCACCGACGACCGGCTCGCGGAGGCCGTGCTCGCGGCGGCCGGTGGCTGA
- a CDS encoding isochorismate synthase, whose amino-acid sequence MSTLADDVPAFRVTTREIAPATSLLPLLDARHPLVFVRRGEGVAGLGEALRLEFSGPDRFREAAAAWKRIAAAASIEDPIRRSGSGLVAFGAFAFDDASARASVLIVPRVVIGRRDGVTWTTTIETPGEPLVEPRLAAAPLGDEYRIALHPGRLDGEGYRAAVGAAVERIEAGEVRKVVVARDLEGRLPEGGDLRRVLMELALGYPDTWSFAVDGLIGSSPETLVRVKGGQVSARVLAGSIARGSDAEADHAAAVALATSTKDLDEHRFAVRSVLQALEPHARTLAGSEIPFTLKLPNLWHLASDVEGTLGDGSTALDLVGELHPTAAVAGTPTDAALTLIHELEPFDRQRYGGAVGWVDAAGDGKWAIALRSAEVAEDGRITAFAGAGIVAGSDPDQELAETKLKFRPVVEAFG is encoded by the coding sequence GTGAGCACCCTTGCGGACGACGTCCCCGCCTTCCGGGTGACGACCCGCGAGATCGCCCCCGCCACCTCCCTCCTCCCGCTCCTCGATGCGCGGCATCCGCTCGTCTTCGTGCGGCGCGGCGAGGGGGTCGCGGGCCTCGGCGAGGCCCTGCGGCTCGAGTTCTCGGGGCCGGATCGCTTCCGGGAGGCGGCCGCCGCCTGGAAGCGGATCGCGGCCGCGGCGAGCATCGAGGACCCGATCCGGCGCTCCGGCTCGGGGCTCGTCGCGTTCGGCGCCTTCGCCTTCGACGACGCCTCCGCGCGCGCGAGCGTGCTCATCGTGCCGCGCGTCGTGATCGGCCGACGCGACGGCGTGACCTGGACGACGACAATCGAGACGCCGGGCGAGCCGCTCGTCGAGCCGAGGCTCGCCGCCGCGCCGCTCGGCGACGAGTACCGCATCGCCCTCCACCCCGGTCGTCTCGACGGCGAGGGATACCGTGCCGCGGTGGGCGCGGCGGTCGAGCGCATCGAGGCGGGCGAGGTGCGCAAGGTCGTCGTCGCACGCGACCTCGAGGGGCGGCTGCCGGAGGGCGGCGACCTCCGCCGCGTGCTCATGGAGCTCGCACTCGGGTACCCCGACACCTGGAGCTTCGCGGTCGACGGGCTCATCGGGTCGAGCCCCGAGACGCTCGTCCGCGTCAAGGGCGGCCAGGTCTCGGCGCGGGTCCTCGCGGGCAGCATCGCCCGCGGATCGGATGCGGAGGCCGACCACGCGGCCGCGGTCGCCCTCGCGACGAGCACGAAGGACCTCGACGAGCACCGCTTCGCGGTCCGGAGCGTGCTGCAGGCGCTCGAGCCGCACGCGCGCACGCTCGCCGGGAGCGAGATCCCCTTCACCCTGAAGCTGCCGAACCTGTGGCACCTCGCGAGCGACGTCGAGGGCACCCTCGGCGACGGCTCGACCGCGCTCGACCTCGTGGGCGAGCTCCATCCGACGGCCGCCGTCGCGGGCACGCCGACGGATGCCGCGCTCACGCTCATCCACGAGCTGGAGCCCTTCGACCGCCAGCGCTACGGCGGCGCGGTCGGCTGGGTGGATGCGGCCGGCGACGGCAAGTGGGCGATCGCGCTCCGCAGCGCGGAGGTCGCCGAAGACGGCCGGATCACCGCCTTCGCGGGCGCCGGCATCGTCGCGGGCTCCGACCCCGACCAGGAGCTGGCCGAGACGAAGCTGAAGTTCCGCCCCGTCGTGGAGGCCTTCGGGTAG
- the ubiE gene encoding bifunctional demethylmenaquinone methyltransferase/2-methoxy-6-polyprenyl-1,4-benzoquinol methylase UbiE encodes MSRADLSKDPEQVSGMFSQVARGYDRTNSILSVGNDQLWRVATLRAVDPRPGERILDVAAGTGASAAAYAKHGASVVAVDFSAGMIEEGRRRHPGIEFVEADAMKLPFGDDEFDAVTISFGLRNVSQPRIALADMYRVLKPGGRLVICEFSKPPRVLLRAGYRVYLKRIMPLIVRASSSNPDAYGYLMESIEDWPDQGTLSQWIRGVGFTRVAYRNLTAGVVALHRGRKPVDAAVRAHVAKRRATRSPRPQGGAE; translated from the coding sequence GTGAGCAGGGCGGACCTCAGCAAGGACCCGGAGCAGGTCTCCGGCATGTTCTCGCAGGTCGCGCGCGGCTACGACCGGACGAACTCCATCCTCTCGGTGGGCAACGACCAGCTGTGGCGCGTCGCGACGCTGCGAGCCGTCGACCCGCGCCCCGGCGAGCGCATCCTGGATGTCGCGGCCGGCACGGGCGCGTCGGCGGCGGCGTACGCGAAGCACGGCGCGAGCGTCGTCGCGGTCGACTTCTCGGCGGGCATGATCGAGGAGGGGCGACGCCGCCACCCCGGCATCGAGTTCGTCGAGGCCGATGCGATGAAGCTCCCGTTCGGCGACGACGAGTTCGACGCGGTCACGATCTCTTTCGGCCTCCGCAACGTCTCGCAGCCGCGCATCGCGCTCGCCGATATGTACCGGGTGCTCAAGCCCGGCGGCCGGCTCGTGATCTGCGAGTTCTCGAAGCCGCCGCGCGTGCTGCTCCGCGCGGGGTACCGCGTGTACCTGAAGCGCATCATGCCGCTCATCGTGCGCGCCTCGAGCAGCAACCCGGACGCCTACGGCTACCTCATGGAGTCCATCGAGGACTGGCCGGATCAGGGCACGCTGAGCCAGTGGATCCGCGGCGTCGGGTTCACGCGGGTCGCATACCGGAACCTCACGGCCGGCGTCGTCGCCCTCCACCGCGGTCGGAAGCCCGTGGACGCGGCGGTGCGCGCGCACGTCGCGAAGCGCCGCGCGACCCGCTCGCCGCGCCCCCAGGGCGGTGCCGAGTGA
- a CDS encoding ABC transporter permease, whose translation MLAKLKGLDTGRYSIFLILAAVVIIASFLSPNFMTGNNITNVLRQVAVITILAYGAMTLIIGGMIDLSAGAVMAFAGVVSVLVYKDTGSMALAIAAALVVGVACNLANAFLVATLKTPAFIVTLGMMLVARGAVLELTQGQNVLQLGDFVEIGQGSLGPVPLPTLFLVLITIVVWYLMTQTRYGRSLYAVGGNEEAARAAGIAVAKVKYQAFVVNGLLVGFAGVLFMARVNAGLPNAGVGYELQAITAPIIGGTSFSGGVGTTAGTLAGALIVGVLGNIMNLTGVGSYIQQIVMGLIIAAAVAYDVWSKRGKKRTVILKPRQDKTATTDAGTSAPGAATPEGVSSSKSAES comes from the coding sequence ATGCTGGCGAAACTCAAGGGCCTGGACACCGGCCGCTACTCCATCTTCCTGATCCTCGCGGCGGTGGTGATCATCGCGAGCTTCCTGAGCCCCAACTTCATGACGGGGAACAACATCACGAACGTCCTCCGCCAGGTCGCGGTGATCACGATCCTCGCCTACGGCGCGATGACGCTCATCATCGGCGGCATGATCGACCTCTCCGCGGGTGCCGTCATGGCCTTCGCGGGCGTCGTCTCCGTGCTCGTCTACAAGGACACCGGCAGCATGGCCCTCGCCATCGCGGCCGCCCTCGTCGTCGGCGTCGCCTGCAACCTCGCGAACGCCTTCCTCGTCGCGACCCTCAAGACGCCGGCGTTCATCGTGACGCTCGGCATGATGCTCGTCGCGAGAGGCGCGGTCCTCGAGCTCACCCAGGGCCAGAACGTCCTGCAGCTGGGGGACTTCGTGGAGATCGGGCAGGGCTCGCTCGGGCCCGTCCCCCTCCCGACCCTGTTCCTCGTGCTCATCACGATCGTCGTCTGGTACCTCATGACCCAGACCCGCTACGGCCGCTCGCTCTACGCGGTCGGCGGCAACGAGGAGGCGGCGCGTGCGGCGGGCATCGCCGTCGCCAAGGTCAAGTACCAGGCCTTCGTCGTCAACGGCCTCCTGGTCGGCTTCGCGGGCGTGCTCTTCATGGCGCGCGTCAACGCCGGCCTCCCGAACGCGGGCGTCGGCTACGAGCTCCAGGCGATCACCGCCCCCATCATCGGCGGCACGAGCTTCTCGGGCGGCGTCGGCACCACCGCCGGCACCCTCGCGGGCGCGCTCATCGTCGGCGTGCTCGGCAACATCATGAACCTGACGGGCGTCGGCTCCTACATCCAGCAGATCGTCATGGGCCTCATCATCGCCGCCGCCGTCGCCTACGACGTGTGGTCGAAGCGCGGCAAGAAGCGCACCGTCATCCTCAAGCCCCGCCAGGACAAGACCGCCACGACCGACGCCGGCACCTCGGCGCCCGGGGCGGCGACGCCTGAGGGGGTGAGCTCGTCGAAGTCCGCCGAGTCCTGA
- a CDS encoding transaldolase family protein: MLYLDSADASQVLPLLGTGLYAGVTTNPLILDRAGLSARDLPKLHARLRDAGCRRFFAQATGEDAGALRETSARIAELGDEVVVKLVASEPGLQVARELADAGREVLVTAIYHPSQMLLAEAAGARWVAPYVGRATSAGRDGIQLVRGLAAAAGPQAPRILSASLRSVDQLAEVAAAGAHDHTVSIDIARAMLADELTVQAAADFETIAQGAEPGTPTPQETRA, from the coding sequence ATGCTCTACCTCGACAGCGCCGACGCCTCGCAGGTCCTGCCGCTCCTCGGCACCGGCCTCTACGCCGGCGTCACGACGAACCCGCTCATCCTCGACCGCGCCGGGCTCTCGGCGCGCGACCTCCCCAAGCTCCACGCCCGACTCCGCGACGCCGGCTGCCGCCGCTTCTTCGCACAGGCGACTGGCGAGGATGCGGGCGCGCTCCGCGAGACCTCGGCCCGCATCGCGGAGCTCGGCGACGAGGTCGTGGTGAAGCTCGTCGCGAGCGAGCCCGGCCTCCAGGTCGCCCGCGAGCTCGCCGACGCCGGCCGCGAGGTCCTCGTCACCGCGATCTACCACCCGTCGCAGATGCTGCTCGCCGAGGCCGCGGGCGCCCGCTGGGTCGCCCCCTATGTCGGCCGTGCGACGAGCGCCGGCCGCGACGGCATCCAGCTCGTCCGCGGACTCGCCGCGGCCGCAGGTCCCCAGGCGCCCCGCATCCTCTCCGCCAGCCTGCGCAGCGTCGACCAGCTCGCCGAGGTGGCCGCCGCCGGCGCCCACGACCACACCGTCTCGATCGACATCGCCCGCGCGATGCTCGCCGACGAGCTGACCGTCCAGGCCGCCGCCGACTTCGAGACCATCGCGCAGGGCGCAGAGCCCGGCACCCCGACCCCCCAGGAGACGAGAGCATGA
- a CDS encoding polyprenyl synthetase family protein has product MSRTPTLTGSLGLGEKVLASPAERRLAAAVEDGLELVEERLRAEVRFADPMADAMSRYLLEAGGKRVRPTLALLTAQLGGGVVPDVVTGAAAVELTHLASLYHDDVMDEAELRRGVPVAQSVWGNSVAILAGDLLFARAGKLIASLGAVGLDLHARTFERLCLGQLHETLGPQGGEDPVAHYLQVLADKTGSLIAASSQIGVLYSGAPDEFRAAAEVFGERVGVAFQLVDDVIDLSAETEQTGKRAGTDLLAGIPTLPLIHLRRMAAEDAASAELLARIERDVDAEEGAVDDPAASADFAAAIAQLRAHPATQATLEEARRWAAEAVAALAPLPEGPVKKALTRFADAIVERSN; this is encoded by the coding sequence GTGAGCCGCACCCCCACCCTGACCGGCTCGCTGGGCCTCGGCGAGAAGGTCCTCGCGAGCCCTGCCGAGCGCCGGCTCGCCGCCGCCGTCGAGGACGGCCTCGAGCTCGTCGAGGAGCGCCTGCGCGCCGAGGTCCGCTTCGCCGACCCGATGGCGGATGCGATGAGCCGCTACCTGCTGGAGGCGGGCGGCAAGCGCGTGCGCCCCACCCTCGCGCTCCTCACCGCGCAGCTCGGCGGCGGCGTCGTCCCGGATGTCGTCACGGGCGCGGCCGCGGTCGAGCTCACCCACCTCGCCTCGCTGTACCACGACGATGTGATGGACGAGGCGGAGCTGCGCCGCGGCGTCCCCGTCGCGCAGTCCGTCTGGGGCAACTCGGTCGCGATCCTCGCCGGCGACCTCCTCTTCGCGCGTGCCGGCAAGCTCATCGCGAGCCTCGGCGCGGTTGGCCTCGACCTCCACGCGCGCACCTTCGAGCGCCTCTGCCTCGGCCAGCTCCACGAGACCCTCGGCCCGCAGGGCGGCGAGGATCCGGTCGCCCACTACCTGCAGGTCCTGGCCGACAAGACCGGCTCGCTCATCGCCGCCTCCTCGCAGATCGGCGTCCTCTACTCGGGCGCACCCGACGAGTTCCGGGCCGCCGCCGAGGTCTTCGGCGAGCGCGTCGGCGTCGCGTTCCAGCTCGTCGACGACGTGATCGACCTCTCGGCCGAGACCGAGCAGACCGGCAAGCGCGCCGGCACCGACCTGCTCGCCGGCATCCCGACCCTGCCGCTCATCCACCTGCGCCGCATGGCCGCCGAGGACGCGGCCTCCGCCGAGCTCCTCGCGCGGATCGAGCGGGATGTGGATGCCGAGGAGGGCGCGGTCGACGACCCGGCCGCCTCCGCCGACTTCGCGGCCGCGATCGCGCAGCTGCGCGCGCATCCCGCCACGCAGGCGACGCTCGAGGAGGCCCGCCGCTGGGCCGCCGAGGCGGTCGCCGCGCTCGCACCGCTCCCCGAGGGGCCCGTCAAGAAGGCCCTCACGCGATTCGCCGACGCGATCGTCGAGCGCTCGAACTGA
- a CDS encoding sugar ABC transporter ATP-binding protein — protein sequence MTEPRLSIRGVAKSFPGVKALEEVSFDVRPGTVHAVCGENGAGKSTLMKIINGIYQPDAGELRVDGEPIKVRNPIEARAHGIAMISQELNYVPDMTIAESFFMGRLPHKAGKVDWRFIKKEAARILREEGLDYSVSRRLGSLTVSEVQMLEILRSVYHSADILIMDEPTSAIAHREVESLFAKIRVLREQGKSIIYISHKMDEVFELADDVTVLRDGSVVSSQAASEITPSQVIAEMVGRDLDHQSYPKERVEIGETVLEAKGLARELTFEDISLRVRKGEIVGLAGLIGAGRSEVVRSIFGLDKLDAGTVEVEGREVRISSPKKALAEGIAMLSEDRRLVGIIPELSIKKNATLASLKKVIRGGFTRRRTEQRLVDEYFTRMNVKAPSTETLIQSLSGGNQQKVLLARWLIAEPKVLLLDEPTRGIDVGAKFEIYKIMTQLASQGRGILMISSELPELIGMCDRIYVMSAGRITAELSPEQYSQETILTHAMNEIEVG from the coding sequence GTGACCGAGCCCCGCCTCTCCATCCGCGGCGTCGCGAAGTCCTTCCCCGGCGTCAAGGCGCTCGAGGAGGTCTCCTTCGACGTCCGCCCCGGCACCGTCCACGCCGTCTGCGGCGAGAACGGCGCCGGCAAGTCGACGCTCATGAAGATCATCAACGGGATCTACCAGCCGGATGCCGGCGAGCTCCGCGTCGACGGCGAGCCGATCAAGGTGCGCAACCCCATCGAGGCGCGTGCGCACGGCATCGCGATGATCTCGCAGGAGCTCAACTACGTCCCCGACATGACGATCGCCGAGTCCTTCTTCATGGGCCGGCTGCCGCACAAGGCCGGCAAGGTCGACTGGCGCTTCATCAAGAAGGAGGCCGCCCGCATCCTGCGCGAGGAGGGCCTCGACTACTCGGTCTCGCGCCGGCTCGGGAGCCTCACGGTCTCCGAGGTGCAGATGCTCGAGATCCTGCGCTCCGTGTACCACTCGGCCGACATCCTCATCATGGACGAGCCGACCTCCGCGATCGCCCACCGCGAGGTGGAGTCGCTCTTCGCGAAGATCCGCGTGCTGCGCGAGCAGGGCAAGTCGATCATCTACATCTCGCACAAGATGGACGAGGTCTTCGAGCTCGCCGACGACGTGACCGTGCTCCGCGACGGCTCCGTCGTGAGCAGCCAGGCGGCCTCCGAGATCACGCCCTCGCAGGTCATCGCCGAGATGGTCGGCCGCGACCTCGATCACCAGTCGTACCCGAAGGAGCGCGTCGAGATCGGCGAGACCGTCCTCGAGGCGAAGGGGCTCGCACGCGAGCTCACCTTCGAGGACATCTCCCTGCGCGTCCGCAAGGGCGAGATCGTGGGGCTCGCGGGCCTCATCGGCGCCGGCCGCAGCGAGGTCGTCCGCTCGATCTTCGGACTCGACAAGCTGGATGCCGGGACGGTCGAGGTGGAGGGCCGCGAGGTCCGCATCTCCTCCCCGAAGAAGGCGCTCGCCGAGGGCATCGCGATGCTCTCCGAGGACCGCCGGCTCGTCGGCATCATCCCCGAGCTGAGCATCAAGAAGAACGCGACGCTCGCGAGCCTCAAGAAGGTCATCCGCGGCGGATTCACCCGCCGCCGGACCGAGCAGCGGCTCGTCGACGAGTACTTCACGCGCATGAACGTCAAGGCGCCGAGCACCGAGACGCTCATCCAGTCGCTGTCGGGCGGCAACCAGCAGAAGGTGCTGCTCGCCCGCTGGCTGATCGCCGAGCCGAAGGTGCTGCTCCTCGACGAGCCCACGCGCGGCATCGACGTCGGCGCGAAGTTCGAGATCTACAAGATCATGACGCAGCTCGCGTCGCAGGGCCGCGGGATCCTCATGATCTCCTCCGAGCTCCCCGAGCTCATCGGCATGTGCGACCGCATCTACGTCATGTCGGCGGGACGCATCACCGCCGAGCTGTCTCCCGAGCAGTACTCGCAGGAGACGATCCTCACGCACGCCATGAACGAGATCGAGGTTGGTTGA
- a CDS encoding NAD(P)-dependent alcohol dehydrogenase gives MSEIPATMSASVLRKIHDIAIEERPTPTPAADEVLIEVASVGVCGSDVHYYAHGRIGDYVVEQPIVLGHELSGRIVAVGADVDPARVGRRVAVEPQRACRVCDFCKAGDYNLCPHMEFYATPPIDGAFCGYVTIQDDFAFDLPDTISDHAGALLEPLSVGIAAAQKGGIKVGDRVLIAGGGPIGIIAAQVAKAFGAIEVVVSDINPARRELAERYGVTRTIDPTQESLDGLDAHVFIDASGATPAITAGIRATRPGGTVVLVGSADEIPLSVPDVAMRELNVTGIFRYTGTWPIAIALVESGQVELDSLVTHVFGLEQVEEALSGDGALDSLKRIVVPGTARIDDPVAAARGGVA, from the coding sequence ATGAGCGAGATCCCCGCCACCATGTCCGCGAGCGTGCTGCGGAAGATCCACGACATCGCGATCGAGGAGCGCCCCACGCCGACCCCGGCCGCGGACGAGGTCCTCATCGAGGTCGCGAGCGTCGGCGTCTGCGGCTCGGACGTCCACTACTACGCGCACGGCCGCATCGGCGACTACGTCGTCGAGCAGCCCATCGTCCTCGGCCACGAGCTCAGCGGCCGCATCGTCGCGGTCGGCGCCGATGTCGACCCCGCCCGCGTCGGCCGGCGCGTTGCCGTCGAGCCGCAGCGCGCCTGCCGCGTCTGCGACTTCTGCAAGGCCGGCGACTACAACCTCTGCCCGCACATGGAGTTCTACGCGACGCCGCCCATCGACGGCGCCTTCTGCGGCTACGTCACCATCCAGGACGACTTCGCCTTCGACCTCCCCGACACGATCAGCGACCACGCCGGCGCCCTGCTCGAGCCGCTCTCGGTCGGCATCGCCGCCGCGCAGAAGGGCGGCATCAAGGTCGGCGACCGCGTCCTCATCGCCGGCGGCGGCCCCATCGGCATCATCGCCGCGCAGGTCGCGAAGGCCTTCGGCGCGATCGAGGTCGTCGTCTCCGACATCAACCCGGCCCGCCGGGAGCTCGCCGAGCGGTACGGGGTGACCCGCACGATCGACCCGACGCAGGAGTCGCTCGACGGCCTCGACGCCCACGTCTTCATCGACGCCTCGGGCGCGACCCCGGCCATCACCGCCGGCATCCGCGCGACCCGCCCCGGCGGCACCGTCGTCCTCGTCGGCTCGGCGGACGAGATCCCGCTCTCCGTCCCGGACGTCGCGATGCGCGAGCTCAACGTGACCGGCATCTTCCGCTACACCGGCACCTGGCCGATCGCGATCGCGCTCGTCGAGTCCGGCCAGGTCGAGCTCGACTCCCTCGTCACCCACGTCTTCGGCCTCGAGCAGGTCGAGGAGGCGCTCTCCGGCGACGGCGCGCTCGACAGCCTCAAGCGCATCGTCGTCCCCGGCACCGCCCGCATCGACGACCCGGTCGCCGCCGCGCGAGGGGGTGTCGCGTGA